One Serinicoccus chungangensis genomic window carries:
- a CDS encoding Ig-like domain-containing protein translates to MTHLRSGVLLALAAVLSLTAVTAAPSAATYTDRSTSTATVTAAVDWVPPTVSLHPLPSSARGAVVVGADAADAESSVVRVEMEVRPAGASTWTALCTDTSAPFGCTWDTTAVADGAYEVRARAVDAYANVSGWVTNAVAVRNGGPAVAVRVPSGTLWATVHVTAERTDGSTTVRSQGIDLRRAGSSSWSSLCEGWGNPVTCNWQTHKYPDGAYELRAWSVDAGGQVSYSDVVRAQVGNGKSAAATSTATTDASMDASSQEVTP, encoded by the coding sequence GTGACCCACCTTCGCTCCGGCGTCCTCCTCGCGCTGGCTGCCGTGCTGTCGCTCACCGCGGTGACCGCCGCACCGTCGGCCGCCACCTACACCGACCGCAGCACCAGCACCGCCACCGTCACGGCGGCCGTCGACTGGGTGCCGCCCACGGTGAGCCTGCACCCCCTGCCCTCGTCGGCCCGGGGGGCCGTCGTCGTCGGGGCCGACGCCGCGGACGCCGAGAGCTCGGTGGTCCGGGTCGAGATGGAGGTCCGGCCCGCCGGAGCCTCCACGTGGACCGCGCTGTGCACCGACACCAGCGCCCCCTTCGGCTGCACCTGGGACACCACCGCGGTCGCCGACGGGGCGTACGAGGTGCGGGCCCGGGCCGTGGACGCCTACGCCAACGTCTCCGGCTGGGTCACCAACGCGGTCGCCGTGAGGAATGGCGGCCCCGCCGTCGCCGTCCGGGTCCCGTCGGGAACCCTGTGGGCCACCGTCCACGTGACGGCCGAGCGGACCGACGGGAGCACGACCGTCCGGTCCCAGGGCATCGACCTGCGACGGGCCGGCTCCAGCTCCTGGTCGTCCCTCTGCGAGGGGTGGGGCAACCCCGTGACCTGCAACTGGCAGACCCACAAGTACCCCGACGGGGCCTACGAGCTGCGGGCCTGGTCGGTGGACGCCGGTGGGCAGGTGAGCTACTCCGACGTCGTGCGGGCCCAGGTGGGCAACGGGAAGAGTGCGGCAGCCACGTCGACCGCCACGACCGACGCCTCCATGGACGCGTCGAGCCAGGAGGTCACCCCGTGA
- a CDS encoding response regulator transcription factor codes for MATVVVVEDDDKIAAPLVRTLERDGHAVDRFAEGQPAVDRVVSGDPPVDLVLLDLGLPDMDGIDVCRAVREGGYPGGIIILTARDGELDRVVGLDTGADDYLAKPFGLAELQARTRALLRRSSINRAPDPPKPTARPAGDGGLHIDVDARRVLVRGVDLPTTTKEFDVLALLAARRGAVVSRDTLINEVWDENWFGSTKTLDNTVGRLRSKLEGADAPVRITAVRGVGFRLETQNG; via the coding sequence ATGGCCACGGTCGTGGTCGTTGAGGACGACGACAAGATCGCCGCCCCGCTGGTGCGCACCCTGGAGCGGGACGGCCATGCCGTCGACCGCTTCGCAGAGGGCCAGCCGGCCGTGGACCGGGTGGTCTCCGGGGACCCGCCGGTCGACCTGGTCCTGCTCGACCTGGGGTTGCCGGACATGGACGGCATCGACGTCTGCCGCGCGGTGCGCGAGGGCGGCTACCCCGGGGGGATCATCATCCTCACCGCGCGGGACGGGGAGCTGGACCGCGTCGTCGGGCTGGACACCGGCGCCGACGACTACCTCGCCAAGCCGTTCGGGCTCGCCGAGCTGCAGGCCCGCACCCGGGCGTTGCTGCGGCGCAGCTCGATCAACCGGGCGCCGGACCCCCCGAAGCCCACGGCCCGTCCGGCAGGTGACGGGGGGCTGCACATCGACGTCGACGCCCGTCGCGTCCTGGTGCGTGGGGTGGATCTGCCCACCACCACCAAGGAGTTCGACGTGCTGGCCCTCCTGGCCGCGCGGCGCGGAGCGGTCGTCAGCCGGGACACGCTCATCAACGAGGTCTGGGACGAGAACTGGTTCGGCTCCACCAAGACCCTGGACAACACGGTCGGGCGACTGCGCAGCAAGCTCGAGGGTGCCGACGCGCCGGTGCGGATCACGGCGGTGCGTGGGGTGGGCTTCCGTCTGGAGACGCAGAACGGGTGA
- a CDS encoding LamG-like jellyroll fold domain-containing protein: MDENEGDVALDETGSFPGQYRGTPTFAQPGATATAVVAQPEVTLGQSVGFSGDDDVVVPGVGSELAGDSTWEVWVKPEDFDQRRVLLGKAYGGEGVLTLETTGRVYFFQGSAGANRAPFDVVRSNGTLRAGEWNHVVVTRSGSTVWMFLDGQLAGRKAMTEAPAASTLPLRIGGGYLGSAVGEVDEVAVYDRALSSADVAAHFAEIADGDHEGYGSLVAGDGARGHWRMDENEGDVALDETGSFPGQYRGTPTFAQPGASTGEAADTTAPGAPSGLSATAGDGQVELTWDANGEEDLAGYNVYRSQSTGVDAERSPVNSELVAAGTESFVDSGVTNGTEYFYVVTAVDSSDNQSEISDEVSVTPVAEPVAGCSLISTLPCADVVLETPVELSFDGTDGGLVDQAGEDIGFTMVDPPSARLDLDGAPSNADVPGYEPGNLQIVENGLTIEATRGIQYADNVQSSNTNSLINGLGVGVEASGTTTTVSTTVVAPDFDGTANSEKGGLWFGLDEDNLVNLTVQNQTGTNVRVQVQREVGGKVVTASDEFNSAPFSEGTDVVLTMVLDDADNSVVGSYQVGTASPVDLPELTVPQAFFDGELLADEETGPASYAGIFATKRAETTNDLLLTFGDFSVTQGADADTTAPAAPAGLAATGGDGQVELTWDANGEDDLAGYNVYRSQSTGVDAERSPVNTELVAAGTESFVDSGVTNGTEYFYVVTAVDSSDNESEVSDEVAATPEAPAQAEACSPISTLVCADVVPELPVELSFDGSDGGMEDGAGADIGFTMVDPPSTRLAADGDPTIPEVPGYEPGNLQVADGGLTIEATQGIQYQKAPTANTNSLLNGLGVGVEAAGEVTTVSTTVVAPDFDGTANAEKAGLWFGLDEDNLVNLTLQNQAGTNVRAQFQREIDGVANGDANEINGSSFPEGTDVVLTMVLDDADNTVVGSYQVGTAAPVTLGEFTVPQAFFDGEVLADDEAGPASFAGVFATKRNEATSELFVTFGDFAVSQADQGAPVVTLSGDRTLFEAQQTLIPVRATDPQGEGVEVTVTGLPDGLTYADGSISGTVAQDTAADSPYTVEVTADDGTSSGSGTFEIEVVEDITLDINFQLPTAPTPSGYLADGGAAYGDRGNGLSYGWVEQGTSTPLNMSANGRDRNRAGIDQLLDTFIHMQYNDISEVYNGTANCSTNQCTEGAWEIALPDGLYEVTLAVGDQPSSGVYDSLHAINVETGVAIREFQATAADEYEEVTAYAGVQDGRLTIDAVGGANSKISYVEIRSVGTQPFVTNTIPANRASDVALDTSVSASVAVPGTGIGVDPSRSTSLTDDAVKLFEITEAGEVEVEGNRGSTGGNDTIAFSPTAPLKAETSYRYVIDGALDEAGNTFGAFESVFTTGEADEPVDPGEPGVFDPVEDVSFEKVLLPTASGAENGKYFASLVVHDGHLWATTIGQGMFRYEILEDGTLGPAQDLGVFAGRASVGLVFDENDPDLAWVTHATANLGNESARLGSKVSVVDFSDVDNPVVTDVITNLPRSAKDHLSNSLAYGPSGDGGDPWMYFLQGSNQAAGDVDSGWGNRGETQLTAALLRFDPQDALATARANGPINVATEEVGGSYDPFADDAPLEIYATGIRNAYDLIWHSNGSIYVPTNGTAGGGNSPGVTVSGGTMTMTSNQQAGQNGYGNGTDVTEECATRRIDGEPYTGGTVPAISNHPTQRDFLFEVEQGGYYGHPNPTRCEWVLNNGGNPEGAGSGGSKYPASLDPDQNYRGWAYDFDFNKSPNGVIEYTSNTFGGQLQGRMMVVRFSGNDDLLTMQVDSDGTVLGAQPGTDIPGFTGYADPLDVIEDTSVHEGNLYINQYNRGGEPQELYLLRVPDGQTASSISTDTDELVMSATLNTQQPTDTAEVTVTNNGSEPVDITAAFTGTNSGQFSASSPGTLAAGEDATVTVTFDPSGGVEVKKAQLTLTTGDGDTETVDLRGLAFQGQEGGNEPPFQLVLDALGYGISAGWTNLAGGMDPAAKGDEVLEPLFERAGDGPVTMTPVAAFAPQENLPFGWYAAAEGDVTLNEVGSIANGQLQTLNPALGSGGTSFDPGTEAFGLYYDSNTFNRVGYTEDGRNDGGGLHRARIYPLSGDRFVVAFEDASNGDYQDYVFLVDNVVPAGDVVEPEPPADDALRFNFQSETAPVPDGYLRDFGQAYGPRSGADQGTDLTYGWVDDETLEPLTLVGNGRDRDSNDDQRLDTLMHMDLPPESDGGVLLDGSWQVALPDGTYEVTVAVGDPNRGSAAETHTINVEGVTAIDAFPNSTAPNGSDARHEVGTVAVEVLDGALTVDQLGGTNTKINYLEVVPMDGPVTQTVAQVNFQPAAAATPTGWVADTGALFTQERGYGWVRTEGGAAKTADTRNRTSEANVLEATTILVDDAEVAAVVDGEWEYALADGEYTVEVSVGDADYSDSTHGITAEGASVIDGFVPNGLGDYGTGSATVEVSDGALTLASDGTNTKLQWVRITSTAEGDVVPPQVSVALDGEGEGGTYTGPVTVTVTATDRTLEFVDYSIDGAPEVNYTAPFEVAGSGNHEVVITAVDGAGNTTTRTVTFTIVELADGDLTLTNPEAAPFHDRLVMSRIQSTTSNPATADTAVVNVGNSGSEPVVVSALDIADQDDFELVNAPALPATIAVGGTLPVTVRFIGTGSGQNTNFESEMLIRHNGSDGPTTTVELGAIWQSQSEGGNEPNVAEIIEAYGPGTTIVGPGQQLNNQGRLEAIGDEVLSATWKRLDTSKPATVRQLAAYHTCCSNTATFGTHPVGNKGTWQNQLTHNGQWAQTLRPRINGSSTNPAYRTFTPSQSTFSWRIDPESSDWKLNNTDPDSCGAGNDGCQLGHHVRIWPVEDREGTPIPGSYFVVMDYSGINYDFNDNVYLVTNVAPAD, from the coding sequence ATGGACGAGAACGAGGGTGATGTCGCTCTCGACGAGACCGGCTCTTTCCCGGGTCAGTACCGCGGGACCCCGACCTTCGCCCAGCCCGGCGCTACCGCCACGGCTGTGGTGGCGCAGCCGGAGGTGACTCTGGGTCAGTCGGTGGGGTTCTCGGGTGATGATGATGTGGTGGTTCCGGGGGTGGGTTCGGAGCTGGCGGGTGACTCGACGTGGGAGGTGTGGGTCAAGCCTGAGGACTTCGATCAGCGCCGGGTGCTGTTGGGCAAGGCGTATGGCGGGGAGGGTGTGCTGACTCTGGAGACGACGGGGCGGGTGTACTTCTTCCAGGGTTCTGCCGGGGCTAACCGTGCGCCGTTCGATGTGGTGCGTTCGAACGGGACCTTGCGTGCGGGCGAGTGGAACCACGTGGTGGTGACTCGTTCTGGGTCGACGGTGTGGATGTTCCTGGATGGCCAGTTGGCCGGGCGCAAGGCGATGACCGAAGCCCCGGCGGCGTCGACGCTGCCGTTGCGGATCGGTGGGGGGTACCTGGGGTCTGCGGTGGGTGAGGTGGACGAGGTCGCGGTGTACGACCGTGCGTTGAGCTCTGCGGATGTCGCTGCACACTTCGCGGAGATCGCAGACGGGGACCACGAGGGGTACGGGTCGCTGGTCGCTGGCGATGGTGCGCGGGGTCACTGGCGCATGGACGAGAACGAGGGTGATGTCGCTCTCGACGAGACCGGCTCTTTCCCGGGTCAGTACCGCGGGACCCCGACCTTCGCCCAGCCCGGCGCCAGCACCGGTGAGGCTGCGGATACGACGGCTCCGGGCGCGCCGTCCGGGCTGAGTGCGACCGCCGGTGACGGCCAGGTCGAGCTGACGTGGGACGCCAACGGTGAGGAGGACCTGGCCGGCTACAACGTGTACCGCTCTCAGTCCACCGGTGTGGACGCCGAGCGGTCGCCGGTCAACAGCGAGCTGGTGGCGGCCGGGACGGAGTCCTTCGTCGACTCCGGGGTGACCAACGGCACCGAGTACTTCTACGTGGTGACCGCGGTCGACTCCTCGGACAACCAGTCGGAGATCTCCGACGAGGTGTCCGTCACGCCGGTCGCCGAGCCGGTCGCGGGATGCTCGCTGATCTCGACCCTCCCGTGCGCCGACGTGGTGCTCGAGACCCCGGTGGAGCTGTCCTTCGACGGCACCGACGGCGGTCTGGTGGACCAGGCTGGCGAGGACATCGGCTTCACCATGGTGGACCCACCCTCGGCCCGTCTCGACCTCGACGGTGCGCCCAGCAATGCCGACGTCCCGGGCTACGAGCCCGGCAACCTCCAGATCGTCGAGAACGGTCTGACCATCGAGGCCACCCGCGGTATCCAGTACGCGGACAACGTCCAGTCGAGCAACACCAACTCCCTCATCAACGGGCTGGGTGTCGGGGTCGAGGCGTCGGGGACGACGACCACCGTCAGCACGACGGTGGTGGCTCCGGACTTCGACGGCACCGCCAACTCCGAGAAGGGCGGGCTGTGGTTCGGCCTCGACGAGGACAACCTGGTCAACCTCACCGTGCAAAACCAGACCGGCACCAACGTCCGGGTCCAGGTGCAGCGTGAGGTCGGCGGCAAGGTCGTCACGGCCAGCGACGAGTTCAACAGCGCTCCGTTCTCCGAGGGCACGGACGTGGTCCTGACGATGGTGCTGGACGACGCCGACAACTCGGTCGTCGGCAGCTACCAGGTCGGTACCGCGTCGCCGGTCGACCTCCCGGAGCTCACGGTTCCGCAGGCGTTCTTCGACGGTGAGCTGCTCGCCGACGAGGAGACCGGTCCGGCCAGCTATGCCGGCATCTTCGCCACGAAGCGGGCCGAGACGACGAATGACCTGCTCCTCACCTTCGGTGACTTCTCGGTCACCCAGGGAGCGGACGCGGACACGACCGCTCCGGCGGCCCCCGCGGGACTCGCTGCGACCGGCGGTGACGGCCAGGTCGAGCTGACGTGGGACGCCAACGGCGAGGACGACCTGGCCGGCTACAACGTCTACCGCTCTCAGTCCACCGGTGTGGACGCCGAGCGGTCGCCGGTCAACACCGAGCTGGTGGCGGCCGGGACGGAGTCCTTCGTCGACTCCGGGGTGACCAACGGCACCGAGTACTTCTACGTGGTGACCGCGGTCGACTCCTCGGACAACGAGTCGGAGGTCTCCGACGAGGTCGCCGCCACCCCGGAGGCGCCCGCTCAGGCCGAGGCGTGCTCGCCGATCTCCACCCTCGTCTGCGCCGACGTGGTGCCGGAGCTGCCGGTGGAGCTGTCCTTCGACGGCAGCGACGGCGGCATGGAGGACGGGGCAGGCGCCGACATCGGCTTCACCATGGTGGATCCGCCCTCGACGCGCCTCGCGGCTGACGGTGACCCCACCATCCCCGAGGTCCCGGGCTACGAGCCGGGCAACCTCCAGGTCGCCGACGGGGGCCTCACCATCGAGGCCACCCAAGGCATCCAGTACCAGAAGGCCCCCACCGCGAACACCAACTCTCTCCTCAACGGGCTGGGTGTCGGTGTCGAGGCGGCCGGTGAGGTGACCACGGTCAGCACGACCGTCGTGGCCCCCGACTTCGACGGCACCGCGAACGCCGAGAAGGCCGGCCTGTGGTTCGGCCTGGACGAGGACAACCTGGTCAACCTGACCCTGCAGAACCAGGCCGGCACCAATGTGCGGGCCCAGTTCCAGCGGGAGATCGACGGGGTCGCCAACGGCGACGCCAACGAGATCAACGGCTCCTCGTTCCCCGAGGGCACGGACGTCGTCCTGACGATGGTGCTGGACGACGCGGACAACACGGTCGTCGGCAGCTATCAGGTCGGCACCGCTGCGCCGGTCACCCTCGGCGAGTTCACCGTGCCGCAGGCCTTCTTCGACGGCGAGGTCCTCGCCGACGACGAGGCCGGTCCGGCCAGCTTCGCCGGTGTCTTCGCGACCAAGAGGAACGAGGCGACCTCCGAGCTGTTCGTGACCTTCGGCGACTTCGCGGTCAGCCAGGCCGACCAGGGTGCACCGGTGGTCACCCTCAGCGGTGACCGGACCCTCTTCGAGGCGCAGCAGACCCTCATCCCGGTCCGGGCGACCGACCCGCAGGGCGAGGGCGTCGAGGTCACCGTGACGGGCCTGCCGGACGGGCTCACCTACGCGGACGGGTCCATCTCGGGAACCGTGGCGCAGGACACCGCTGCCGACAGCCCGTACACCGTCGAGGTGACGGCCGACGACGGGACCAGCAGCGGTAGCGGGACGTTCGAGATCGAGGTCGTCGAGGACATCACGCTGGACATCAACTTCCAGCTGCCCACCGCGCCCACGCCGTCCGGCTACCTGGCCGACGGCGGAGCCGCCTACGGCGATCGCGGCAACGGCCTCAGCTACGGCTGGGTCGAGCAGGGCACCAGCACCCCGCTGAACATGTCGGCCAACGGTCGGGACCGGAACCGCGCCGGTATCGACCAGCTGCTCGACACCTTCATCCACATGCAGTACAACGACATCAGCGAGGTCTACAACGGCACGGCGAACTGCAGCACCAACCAGTGCACCGAGGGCGCCTGGGAGATCGCTCTTCCCGACGGTCTCTACGAGGTGACGCTGGCGGTGGGTGACCAGCCCAGCAGCGGGGTCTACGACTCGCTGCACGCCATCAATGTCGAGACCGGCGTGGCCATCCGCGAGTTCCAGGCCACCGCGGCGGACGAGTACGAAGAGGTGACCGCCTATGCAGGTGTCCAGGACGGCCGGCTGACCATCGATGCGGTCGGCGGCGCCAACTCCAAAATCAGCTACGTGGAGATCCGCAGCGTCGGCACCCAGCCGTTCGTGACCAACACGATCCCTGCCAACCGCGCCTCCGACGTCGCCCTGGACACCTCCGTGTCTGCCTCGGTCGCGGTGCCCGGGACCGGCATCGGTGTCGACCCGTCGCGATCCACCTCCCTGACGGACGACGCGGTCAAGCTGTTCGAGATCACGGAGGCCGGTGAGGTCGAGGTGGAGGGCAACCGTGGCTCGACGGGCGGCAACGACACGATCGCCTTCAGCCCCACCGCCCCGCTCAAGGCGGAGACCAGCTACCGCTACGTCATCGACGGAGCGCTGGACGAGGCCGGCAACACCTTCGGGGCCTTCGAGTCGGTCTTCACGACCGGTGAGGCGGACGAGCCGGTCGATCCCGGTGAGCCCGGGGTGTTCGACCCCGTCGAGGACGTGAGCTTCGAGAAGGTTCTGCTGCCCACCGCCTCCGGTGCGGAGAACGGCAAGTACTTCGCCTCCCTCGTCGTCCACGACGGCCACCTCTGGGCGACCACCATCGGCCAGGGCATGTTCCGCTACGAGATCCTCGAGGACGGCACCCTCGGGCCCGCTCAGGACCTCGGTGTCTTCGCCGGGCGCGCCTCGGTGGGCCTGGTCTTCGACGAGAACGACCCGGACCTGGCGTGGGTCACCCACGCGACGGCGAACCTGGGCAACGAGAGCGCCCGGCTCGGCTCGAAGGTCTCCGTCGTCGACTTCAGCGACGTGGACAACCCCGTCGTGACCGACGTCATCACCAACCTTCCGAGGTCGGCGAAGGACCACCTGTCCAACTCGCTGGCCTACGGTCCCTCCGGTGACGGGGGTGACCCGTGGATGTACTTCCTCCAGGGTTCCAACCAGGCCGCTGGCGACGTCGACAGCGGATGGGGCAACCGTGGTGAGACCCAGCTGACGGCTGCGCTGCTGCGCTTCGACCCGCAGGACGCCCTGGCCACCGCCCGGGCGAACGGGCCGATCAATGTCGCCACCGAGGAGGTCGGCGGCAGCTACGACCCGTTCGCCGACGACGCTCCGCTGGAGATCTACGCGACCGGTATCCGGAACGCGTACGACCTGATCTGGCACTCCAACGGCAGCATCTACGTGCCCACCAACGGCACGGCCGGCGGTGGCAACAGCCCAGGTGTCACGGTCAGCGGCGGCACCATGACCATGACGAGCAACCAGCAGGCGGGTCAGAACGGCTACGGCAACGGCACCGACGTCACGGAGGAGTGTGCCACCCGCAGGATCGACGGCGAGCCCTATACGGGTGGCACCGTGCCGGCGATCTCCAACCACCCGACGCAGCGTGACTTCCTCTTCGAGGTGGAGCAGGGTGGCTACTACGGGCACCCGAACCCGACTCGCTGTGAGTGGGTGCTGAACAACGGTGGCAACCCTGAGGGCGCCGGCTCAGGCGGCAGCAAGTATCCGGCCAGCCTGGACCCTGACCAGAACTACCGGGGCTGGGCCTACGACTTCGACTTCAACAAGTCGCCCAACGGCGTCATCGAGTACACGTCGAACACCTTCGGCGGTCAGCTCCAGGGCCGGATGATGGTCGTCCGGTTCAGCGGCAACGACGACCTGCTCACCATGCAGGTCGACTCGGACGGCACCGTCCTGGGCGCGCAGCCCGGCACGGACATCCCCGGCTTCACCGGGTATGCCGACCCGCTGGACGTCATCGAGGACACCTCGGTCCACGAGGGCAACCTCTACATCAACCAGTACAACCGAGGTGGCGAGCCGCAGGAGCTCTACCTGCTGCGCGTCCCCGACGGTCAGACGGCGTCGTCGATCTCGACGGACACGGACGAGCTGGTCATGTCGGCCACGCTCAACACCCAGCAGCCGACCGACACCGCCGAGGTGACGGTGACCAACAACGGCAGCGAGCCGGTGGACATCACCGCGGCGTTCACGGGGACCAACAGCGGGCAGTTCTCCGCGTCGTCGCCCGGCACCCTCGCCGCGGGTGAGGACGCCACGGTCACCGTGACGTTCGACCCGAGCGGCGGCGTCGAGGTGAAGAAGGCGCAGCTGACCCTCACCACGGGCGACGGCGACACCGAGACCGTCGACCTGCGTGGCCTGGCTTTCCAGGGCCAGGAGGGCGGCAACGAGCCGCCGTTCCAGCTCGTGCTCGACGCCCTGGGCTACGGCATCTCGGCCGGGTGGACCAACCTGGCCGGCGGCATGGACCCGGCGGCCAAGGGCGACGAGGTGCTCGAGCCGCTGTTCGAGCGGGCTGGTGACGGCCCGGTCACCATGACCCCGGTGGCGGCGTTCGCGCCGCAGGAGAACCTGCCCTTCGGGTGGTACGCCGCGGCCGAGGGCGACGTCACCCTCAACGAGGTCGGCTCGATCGCCAACGGCCAGCTGCAGACGCTCAACCCGGCGCTCGGCTCGGGCGGCACCTCCTTCGACCCGGGGACGGAGGCGTTCGGGCTCTACTACGACTCGAACACCTTCAACCGGGTCGGCTACACCGAGGACGGCCGCAACGACGGCGGCGGTCTGCACCGGGCGCGCATCTACCCGCTCTCCGGTGACCGGTTCGTCGTGGCCTTCGAGGACGCCTCCAACGGTGACTACCAGGACTACGTCTTCCTGGTCGACAACGTGGTGCCAGCGGGCGACGTCGTGGAGCCCGAGCCCCCCGCCGACGACGCGCTGAGGTTCAACTTCCAGTCCGAGACGGCCCCGGTGCCGGACGGCTACCTGCGCGACTTCGGCCAGGCCTACGGTCCCCGCTCGGGAGCCGACCAGGGCACCGACCTGACCTACGGGTGGGTCGACGACGAGACGCTGGAGCCGCTGACGCTGGTCGGCAACGGTCGCGACCGCGACAGCAACGACGACCAGCGCCTGGACACGTTGATGCACATGGACCTGCCCCCGGAGAGCGATGGCGGAGTCCTGCTGGACGGATCCTGGCAGGTCGCGCTGCCTGACGGGACCTACGAGGTGACCGTCGCCGTGGGTGACCCCAACCGAGGGAGCGCTGCGGAGACGCACACCATCAATGTCGAGGGTGTGACGGCCATCGACGCCTTCCCGAACTCCACCGCCCCGAACGGGTCCGACGCCCGGCACGAGGTGGGCACGGTCGCGGTCGAGGTGCTCGACGGCGCGCTGACGGTAGACCAGCTCGGTGGGACCAACACCAAGATCAACTATCTCGAGGTGGTCCCGATGGACGGGCCGGTCACCCAGACGGTGGCGCAGGTCAACTTCCAGCCGGCAGCTGCTGCCACGCCCACGGGGTGGGTGGCGGACACCGGTGCCCTGTTCACCCAAGAGCGCGGCTACGGCTGGGTGCGGACCGAGGGCGGGGCGGCCAAGACGGCCGACACCCGCAACCGCACCTCCGAGGCGAACGTGCTGGAGGCGACCACGATCCTGGTGGACGACGCCGAGGTCGCCGCGGTCGTCGACGGCGAGTGGGAGTATGCCCTCGCCGACGGCGAGTACACCGTCGAGGTGTCCGTCGGTGACGCCGACTACAGCGACTCGACGCACGGCATCACCGCAGAGGGCGCGTCCGTCATCGACGGCTTCGTGCCGAACGGGCTAGGTGACTACGGCACCGGCAGCGCCACGGTCGAGGTCTCGGACGGCGCGCTGACGCTGGCGTCTGATGGCACGAACACGAAGCTGCAGTGGGTGCGGATCACCTCGACCGCCGAGGGCGACGTCGTCCCGCCGCAGGTCTCGGTCGCGCTGGACGGCGAGGGTGAGGGTGGCACCTACACCGGCCCGGTCACCGTCACGGTCACCGCGACCGACCGGACCCTGGAGTTCGTCGACTACAGCATCGACGGCGCTCCGGAGGTCAACTACACCGCCCCGTTCGAGGTCGCCGGATCCGGCAACCACGAGGTGGTCATCACCGCGGTGGACGGGGCCGGCAACACGACCACCCGCACGGTGACGTTCACGATCGTGGAGCTCGCGGACGGTGACCTCACCCTCACCAACCCGGAGGCGGCGCCCTTCCACGACCGCCTGGTGATGAGCCGGATCCAGTCGACCACCAGCAACCCGGCGACCGCCGACACCGCTGTAGTCAACGTGGGCAACAGCGGGTCGGAGCCGGTCGTCGTCTCGGCGCTGGACATCGCCGACCAGGACGACTTCGAGCTGGTCAACGCGCCGGCGCTCCCGGCGACCATCGCCGTGGGCGGCACGCTCCCGGTCACCGTCCGTTTCATCGGCACCGGTTCGGGGCAGAACACCAACTTCGAGTCCGAGATGCTCATCCGCCACAACGGCAGTGACGGGCCGACGACCACGGTCGAGCTCGGAGCCATCTGGCAGTCGCAGAGCGAGGGCGGCAACGAGCCCAACGTCGCGGAGATCATCGAGGCGTACGGGCCGGGCACCACGATCGTCGGACCCGGTCAGCAGCTCAACAACCAGGGACGGCTGGAGGCCATCGGCGACGAGGTCCTCTCGGCCACCTGGAAGCGGCTGGACACGTCGAAGCCTGCCACTGTGCGTCAGCTGGCGGCGTACCACACCTGCTGCAGCAACACGGCGACCTTCGGAACGCACCCCGTCGGTAACAAGGGGACGTGGCAGAACCAGCTGACCCACAACGGTCAGTGGGCCCAGACCCTGCGTCCGCGGATCAACGGGTCGTCCACCAACCCCGCCTACCGGACGTTCACGCCGTCCCAGTCGACCTTCAGCTGGAGGATCGACCCGGAGTCGAGCGACTGGAAGCTCAACAACACCGACCCGGACAGCTGCGGCGCGGGCAACGACGGGTGCCAGCTCGGACATCACGTCCGCATCTGGCCGGTGGAGGACCGGGAGGGCACGCCGATCCCTGGGTCGTACTTCGTGGTGATGGACTACTCCGGCATCAACTACGACTTCAACGACAACGTCTACCTGGTCACGAACGTGGCCCCGGCGGACTGA
- a CDS encoding LamG domain-containing protein produces MNAQAAFGRHLVALLSVLALLMAYLVTTARPAESLEEPEVTLGQSVGFSGDDDVVVPGVGSELAGDSTWEVWVKPEDFDQRRVLLGKAYGGEGVLTLETTGRVYFFQGSAGANRAPFDVVRSNGTLRAGEWNHVVVTRSGSTVWMFLDGQLAGRKAMTEAPAASTLPLRIGGGTWGLRWVRWTRSRCTTVR; encoded by the coding sequence GTGAACGCTCAGGCCGCCTTCGGTCGCCACCTCGTCGCCCTCCTGTCCGTCCTCGCGCTGCTCATGGCGTACCTGGTGACCACAGCGAGGCCAGCTGAGTCGCTCGAAGAGCCGGAGGTGACTCTGGGTCAGTCGGTGGGGTTCTCGGGTGATGATGATGTGGTGGTTCCGGGGGTGGGTTCGGAGCTGGCGGGTGACTCGACGTGGGAGGTGTGGGTCAAGCCTGAGGACTTCGATCAGCGCCGGGTGCTGTTGGGCAAGGCGTATGGCGGGGAGGGTGTGCTGACTCTGGAGACGACGGGGCGGGTGTACTTCTTCCAGGGTTCTGCCGGGGCTAACCGTGCGCCGTTCGATGTGGTGCGTTCGAACGGGACCTTGCGTGCGGGCGAGTGGAACCACGTGGTGGTGACTCGTTCTGGGTCGACGGTGTGGATGTTCCTGGATGGCCAGTTGGCCGGGCGCAAGGCGATGACCGAAGCCCCGGCGGCGTCGACGCTGCCGTTGCGGATCGGTGGGGGTACCTGGGGTCTGCGGTGGGTGAGGTGGACGAGGTCGCGGTGTACGACCGTGCGTTGA